Proteins encoded in a region of the Zea mays cultivar B73 chromosome 2, Zm-B73-REFERENCE-NAM-5.0, whole genome shotgun sequence genome:
- the LOC118476243 gene encoding uncharacterized protein, with product MPTLLVAPLHHQESLSSPDPAHRICNRSIATGDLNFTSTEPAAQPTEHVSTIDIDAHDSHRNPFLANVDDHMPSSGPIDIDEIETPSSSCSKNLENRIGKKRKLSIARVLQNYVDIRANETNIFMNELNETTKEAGDYSIKRCLDLLESIEELSDEEKAQATNVLKCEVNREIFMNFKIPKVRLLWVKGKIAPKV from the exons ATGCCCACGCTGCTCGTCGCCCCTCTCCACCACCAGGAATCATTAAGTTCACCCGATCCAGCGCATCGCATCTGCAACC GAAGCATTGCTACAGGTGATTTAAACTTCACATCAACTGAACCAGCAGCCCAACCAACTGAACATGTTAGCACTATTGATATTGATGCTCATGATTCTCACCGTAATCCTTTCCTTGCAAATGTGGATGATCACATGCCATCTAGTGGACCCATAGACATAGATGAGATAGAAACACCATCTTCATCTTGCTCTAAAAATCTTGAAAATAGGATTGGGAAGAAAAGAAAACTCAGTATTGCTAGAGTTTTACAAAACTATGTGGACATTAGGGCAAATGAAACAAATATATTTATGAATGAACTCAATGAGACAACTAAGGAAGCAGGTGACTATTCTATCAAGAGGTGTCTGGATCTTCTAGAATCAATTGAAGAACTTTCAGATGAGGAAAAGGCGCAAGCAACAAATGTGCTGAAGTGTGAGGTCAACAGAGAAATTTTCATGAACTTCAAGATTCCAAAGGTTCGTTTGTTATGGGTCAAAGGCAAAATCGCTCCCAAG GTCTAA